From the genome of Sphingobacterium sp. UGAL515B_05:
CGACTTGTGCGAAATGGGATACGCTTGATCATTGATACCCACGACAAGCTCTCGGTGGTAGGTGAGGTCGACAGTGCAGAGGATGCATTGATCTATCTTGAACAAAATGTATTGCCGGATCTGGTTTTAACGGACCTGAATATGCAGGGCATGGATGGTGTAAGTTTCATCCGGATGGCCAAAAAAATATATCCTGATCTTAGGTTTGCTGTGCTTTCCATGATTGAAGATCCGGTTGATGTAGCCGAAGCTTTCCGGAGTGGCGCAGACGGATATCTATCTAAAGGGGGAGATTATGATGAAATCTTATTTGGATTGTTACGTTTATCGCATGGGCATAAATATCTGATGACCAATTTCGGTTTACGGTTTATGGAAAATTTTGATGTTGAGAATAGCGCGAATGTTGATGTTACTTCACGGCTGTCGCAGTATGAAATCACAGAAAGAGAATTTGCCGTACTGGAACTCATTGCGCAGGGTTTCACCGCTGTGGAAATTGCGGATAAGATCTTTCTGAGCAAACGGACTGTCGAAGGGCACCGTCAGAACCTGATGGACAAAACCAAAAGCAAAAATACGGCCGATCTGATCCGTTTTGCATTTCAGCAAAAACTGCTGAGCTAAAAAGCGCTGTAAAAAAATAGCCTTTGTTTCCACGCTGCTGTGTGCAGCGCGGAAAACGGAAGGCGTATATATAAACGGGGTTAGTTCGACAGAATGGTGTGCTGTTTGATTATTTTGAAGCTGGCTTCCAGCCATTGTCGCGGGCTGTACCAAGCTCACCAAATTTGCCTTTTTCACCGGCAGACTCATTCCCACCAAAGGTGTAGACAGGTTCTCCGATGAGTTCCAGTTGGATCTGTGGTATCGGAAACTGGGTAGGCGTGCCACCCTGTAGCAGATCA
Proteins encoded in this window:
- a CDS encoding response regulator transcription factor, which gives rise to MTKILLVDDHRLVRNGIRLIIDTHDKLSVVGEVDSAEDALIYLEQNVLPDLVLTDLNMQGMDGVSFIRMAKKIYPDLRFAVLSMIEDPVDVAEAFRSGADGYLSKGGDYDEILFGLLRLSHGHKYLMTNFGLRFMENFDVENSANVDVTSRLSQYEITEREFAVLELIAQGFTAVEIADKIFLSKRTVEGHRQNLMDKTKSKNTADLIRFAFQQKLLS